A single window of Streptomyces xanthii DNA harbors:
- a CDS encoding cytosine permease — MSKTAESEGALETRGIEPVPDAERTAKTRELFPTWVAANISVLLLTMGASLVVAYKLNFWQAVVVAIAAPVVSYGLVGLIGIAGKRGGAPGMALSRAVFGQRGNLLPGSLIWVARWGWETINAVTGAYAVLTVLDILFGIKQNNFLVIVTLLLFVVATFAISGLGINAVQKCNKYATYLFGVFSVLVLIYLIVDTDWSKVFHQPAGSTSLMVAGIGMIAAGGVSWIPTSPDFTRYLPRTASAAAIVRNSIGGAGIVVLPMVLMGAVMAVSTPDLASAADPVSFLGDFLPLWIAVPYLLIALVGMLLINAMSMYSAGFTAQTLGFKVPRHWAVSINALISLIFGAILMLVATSFMGSFIAFLSLLAVAFSAWVGVFGADMFTRKHYDAAALIDTTRSSAYWYKGGFSPAAVIAWALGLVAGLLFTSSDWFSGPLASNNFLGEYGLGWVVTIVVSGLLYLVLPKPADTTTAPDETESAEPLAV; from the coding sequence ATGAGCAAGACCGCCGAATCCGAAGGCGCCCTCGAGACCCGCGGCATCGAGCCCGTCCCGGACGCCGAGCGCACCGCCAAGACCCGCGAGCTGTTCCCCACCTGGGTCGCGGCCAACATCAGCGTGCTGTTGCTCACGATGGGCGCGAGCCTGGTCGTGGCGTACAAGCTGAACTTCTGGCAGGCCGTCGTCGTCGCGATCGCGGCGCCCGTCGTCTCGTACGGGCTCGTCGGGCTGATCGGCATCGCCGGCAAGCGGGGCGGCGCCCCCGGCATGGCCCTGTCGCGCGCCGTCTTCGGACAGCGCGGCAATCTGCTGCCCGGCTCGCTGATCTGGGTCGCCCGCTGGGGCTGGGAGACGATCAACGCGGTGACGGGTGCCTACGCGGTGCTCACCGTTCTGGACATCCTCTTCGGCATCAAGCAGAACAACTTCCTGGTGATCGTCACCCTTCTGCTCTTCGTGGTGGCCACGTTCGCCATCTCGGGCCTCGGCATCAACGCCGTGCAGAAGTGCAACAAGTACGCGACGTACCTCTTCGGGGTCTTCTCCGTCCTGGTGCTGATCTACCTGATCGTCGACACCGACTGGTCGAAGGTCTTCCACCAGCCGGCCGGTTCGACGTCCCTGATGGTGGCGGGCATCGGCATGATCGCCGCCGGTGGCGTCAGCTGGATCCCGACCTCCCCGGACTTCACGCGCTACCTGCCGCGCACGGCCTCGGCCGCCGCGATCGTGCGGAACTCGATCGGCGGCGCCGGCATCGTCGTCCTGCCGATGGTCCTCATGGGTGCCGTGATGGCCGTGTCGACGCCGGATCTGGCCTCGGCCGCCGACCCCGTCTCCTTCCTGGGCGACTTCCTGCCCCTGTGGATCGCGGTGCCGTACCTGCTGATCGCCCTGGTCGGCATGCTGCTGATCAACGCGATGTCGATGTACTCGGCGGGCTTCACCGCTCAGACGCTCGGCTTCAAGGTCCCGCGCCACTGGGCCGTGTCGATCAACGCGCTGATCTCGCTGATCTTCGGCGCGATCCTGATGCTCGTCGCGACCAGCTTCATGGGCTCGTTCATCGCCTTCCTGTCGCTGCTCGCGGTCGCGTTCTCCGCCTGGGTCGGCGTCTTCGGCGCGGACATGTTCACGCGCAAGCACTACGACGCCGCGGCGCTGATCGACACGACGCGCTCCAGCGCCTACTGGTACAAGGGCGGCTTCTCCCCCGCCGCAGTCATCGCCTGGGCGCTCGGCCTGGTCGCGGGCCTGCTGTTCACGTCCTCGGACTGGTTCTCCGGCCCGCTCGCCTCGAACAACTTCCTGGGCGAGTACGGGCTCGGCTGGGTCGTCACGATCGTCGTCTCGGGCCTGCTGTACCTGGTGCTGCCCAAGCCGGCCGACACGACCACGGCGCCGGACGAGACCGAGAGCGCCGAGCCCCTGGCCGTCTGA
- a CDS encoding sugar porter family MFS transporter, translating into MTDTAPPKSGAREAHPEHLGHVIFIAAAAAMGGFLFGYDSSVINGAVEAIRDRYDIGSAALAQVIAIALIGCAIGAATAGRIADRIGRIRCMQIAAVLFTISAVGSALPFALWDLAFWRIIGGFAIGMASVIGPAYIAEVAPPAYRGRLGSFQQAAIVVGIAISQLVNWGLLNAAGGDQRGELMGLEAWQVMLGVMVVPAILYGMLSFAIPESPRYLISAGKDEKARKVLEEVEGKGVDLDARVAEIEHAMKSEHKSTFKDLLGGSFFFKPIVWVGIGLSVFQQFVGINVAFYYSSTLWQSVGVDPTDSFFYSFTTSIINIVGTVIAMIFVDRIGRKPLALIGSVGMVVGLALEAWAFSFDLVDGKLPSTQGWVALIAAHVFVLFFALSWGVVVWVFLGEMFPNKIRAAALGVAASAQWIANWAITASFPSLADWNLSATYVIYTVFAALSIPFVLKFVKETKGKALEEMG; encoded by the coding sequence GTGACCGACACTGCGCCACCGAAGTCCGGAGCCCGGGAAGCGCACCCCGAGCATCTGGGCCATGTCATCTTCATCGCGGCCGCCGCCGCGATGGGCGGCTTCCTCTTCGGCTACGACAGTTCCGTGATCAACGGCGCCGTCGAGGCCATCCGCGACCGGTACGACATCGGCTCCGCCGCCCTCGCCCAGGTCATCGCCATCGCCCTGATCGGCTGTGCCATCGGCGCCGCCACGGCGGGCCGCATCGCCGACCGCATCGGCCGCATCCGCTGCATGCAGATCGCCGCCGTGCTGTTCACCATCAGCGCCGTCGGCTCCGCCCTGCCGTTCGCCCTGTGGGACCTCGCCTTCTGGCGGATCATCGGCGGCTTCGCCATCGGCATGGCCTCCGTCATCGGCCCGGCCTACATCGCCGAGGTCGCCCCGCCCGCCTACCGCGGCCGGCTCGGCTCCTTCCAGCAGGCGGCCATCGTCGTCGGCATCGCCATCTCCCAGCTCGTCAACTGGGGCCTGCTCAACGCCGCGGGCGGCGACCAGCGCGGCGAGCTCATGGGCCTGGAGGCCTGGCAGGTCATGCTCGGCGTCATGGTCGTCCCGGCGATCCTCTACGGGATGCTCTCCTTCGCCATCCCCGAGTCGCCGCGCTACCTGATCTCCGCCGGCAAGGACGAGAAGGCCCGCAAGGTCCTCGAAGAGGTCGAGGGCAAGGGGGTCGACCTCGACGCGCGCGTGGCCGAGATCGAGCACGCCATGAAGAGCGAGCACAAGTCCACGTTCAAGGACCTGCTCGGCGGGAGCTTCTTCTTCAAGCCGATCGTCTGGGTCGGCATCGGCCTCTCGGTCTTCCAGCAGTTCGTCGGCATCAACGTCGCGTTCTACTACTCCTCGACGCTGTGGCAGTCCGTCGGCGTCGACCCGACCGACTCGTTCTTCTACTCGTTCACCACGTCGATCATCAACATCGTCGGCACCGTGATCGCGATGATCTTCGTCGACCGCATCGGCCGCAAGCCGCTCGCCCTCATCGGCTCGGTCGGCATGGTCGTCGGCCTCGCCCTGGAGGCCTGGGCGTTCTCCTTCGACCTGGTGGACGGCAAGCTGCCCAGCACCCAGGGCTGGGTCGCGCTGATCGCCGCCCATGTGTTCGTCCTCTTCTTCGCCCTCTCGTGGGGTGTCGTGGTCTGGGTCTTCCTCGGCGAGATGTTCCCGAACAAGATCCGCGCGGCGGCCCTCGGCGTGGCCGCCTCGGCCCAGTGGATCGCCAACTGGGCGATCACCGCGAGCTTCCCGTCGCTGGCCGACTGGAACCTTTCTGCCACCTACGTCATCTACACGGTCTTCGCCGCCCTCTCGATCCCCTTCGTGCTCAAGTTCGTGAAGGAGACCAAGGGCAAGGCACTGGAGGAGATGGGCTGA
- a CDS encoding LLM class flavin-dependent oxidoreductase translates to MPVSVVRFNLVDPAGTPESLSARYKAAVEMAAYADDRGVDTVQTEEHHGVANNWLPSPFTFAGAVFGATRRIAVTVSAIIGPLHDPLRLAEDIAVLDLVSGGRLVTVAGIGYRPEEYAQFDVEWKRRGRLQDELLETLLAAWTGEEFTFRGRRVRVTPRPFTQPHPLLLVGGSSQAAARRAARLGLPFFPSAHLPELELYYKERLAEYGTEGWTMMPGETTPLLHLSEDPDRTWAEHGEHFLHEARTYASWQSQDIKSAVRSGATTVEELRAEGVYRILTPDECVAQGLDNYVLHPLSGGMPIDEGWRSLQLYCESVLPRLTA, encoded by the coding sequence ATGCCCGTCTCCGTCGTACGGTTCAACCTGGTCGATCCGGCCGGCACACCCGAGTCGCTCAGCGCGCGCTACAAGGCGGCGGTGGAGATGGCGGCGTACGCCGACGACCGGGGCGTCGACACGGTGCAGACCGAGGAGCACCACGGGGTCGCCAACAACTGGCTGCCCTCCCCCTTCACCTTCGCGGGGGCGGTGTTCGGCGCCACACGGCGGATCGCGGTCACGGTCTCGGCGATCATCGGCCCGCTGCACGATCCGCTGCGGCTCGCCGAGGACATCGCCGTGCTTGACCTGGTGAGCGGCGGCCGGCTGGTCACGGTGGCGGGAATCGGGTACCGCCCCGAGGAGTACGCGCAGTTCGACGTGGAGTGGAAGCGGCGCGGCAGGCTCCAGGACGAACTACTGGAGACGCTGCTCGCCGCGTGGACGGGCGAGGAGTTCACCTTCCGCGGGCGGCGCGTGCGCGTCACCCCGCGTCCCTTCACACAGCCCCATCCGCTGCTTCTGGTGGGCGGTTCCTCGCAGGCGGCGGCGCGCCGCGCGGCCCGGCTCGGCCTGCCGTTCTTCCCGAGCGCCCATCTGCCGGAGCTGGAGCTGTACTACAAGGAGCGGCTGGCCGAGTACGGCACCGAGGGCTGGACGATGATGCCCGGTGAGACGACCCCGCTGCTGCACCTGTCGGAGGACCCGGACCGCACCTGGGCCGAGCACGGCGAGCACTTCCTGCACGAGGCGCGCACGTACGCGTCCTGGCAGTCTCAGGACATCAAGTCGGCGGTGCGCTCGGGCGCGACGACGGTCGAGGAGCTGCGTGCCGAGGGCGTCTACCGCATCCTCACGCCGGACGAGTGCGTCGCCCAGGGCCTCGACAACTATGTGCTGCACCCGCTGTCGGGCGGCATGCCGATCGACGAGGGATGGCGTTCCCTGCAGCTGTACTGCGAGAGCGTGCTGCCCCGGCTGACGGCCTGA
- the smc gene encoding chromosome segregation protein SMC, with product MHLKALTLRGFKSFASATTLRFEPGITCVVGPNGSGKSNVVDALSWVMGEQGAKSLRGGKMEDVIFAGTTGRPPLGRAEVSLTIDNSDGALPIEYAEVTITRIMFRNGGSEYQINGDTCRLLDIQDLLSDSGIGREMHVIVGQGQLDSVLHADPMGRRAFIEEAAGVLKHRKRKEKALRKLDAMQANLARVQDLTDELRRQLKPLGRQAAVARRAAVIQADLRDARLRLLADDLVRMRQALSAEIADEAELKRRKDAAEEELKKALQREGHLEDEVRQLTPRLQRAQQSWYELSQLAERVRGTVSLADARVKSATSVPAEERRGRDPEDLEREAARVREQEAELEAALEAAQTALDETIAHRAELERELAVEERRLRDAARAIADRREGLARLQGQVNAARGRAASAQAEIDRLASARDEAEQRAVTAQEEYEELKAEVDGLDAGDAELTDRHEAARTALAEAEAAFGVAREALTAAERGRAATAARHEALALGLRRKDGTGALLGARDRLTGLLGPAAELLTVTPGHEVAIAAAFGAAADAIAVATPAAAAEAMRLLRKQDAGRAALLLASEAGPEPAAPAPDGTTYAAELVRGPAELMPAVRHLLRGIVVVGTLEDAEDLVYARPALTAVTAEGDLLGAHFAQGGSAGAPSLLEVQASVDEAAAELERLTAECEELAAAQRAAAERRTECAALVEELGQRQRAVERERSGRAQQLGRLAGQARGAAGEAERSAAAAAKAQDALDQAVLDAEELAERLAVAEEQPADEEPDTSVRDRLSADGANARQTEMEARLQTRTHEERVKGLAGRADSLDRAARAEREARARAERQRARLRHEAAVASAVASGARQLLAHVEVSIVRADQERVLAERAKAGREQDLVAERSRGRDLKAELDKLTDSVHRGEVLGAEKRLRIEQLETKALEELGVEPAGLVADYGPDQPVPPSLPAEGEAADISGSAAGPEDPEHPRNQPRPFVRSEQEKRLKAAERAYQQLGKVNPLALEEFAALEERHKFLSEQLEDLKKTRADLLQVVKEVDERVEQVFTEAYRDTAREFEGVFSRLFPGGDGRLILTDPDNMLTTGVDVEARPPGKKVKRLSLLSGGERSLTAVALLVSIFKARPSPFYVMDEVEAALDDTNLQRLIRIMQELQEASQLIVITHQKRTMEVADALYGVSMQGDGVSKVISQRLR from the coding sequence GTGCACCTCAAGGCTTTGACCCTGCGCGGGTTCAAATCGTTCGCCTCGGCCACCACTCTGCGGTTCGAGCCGGGCATCACCTGCGTCGTGGGACCCAACGGCTCGGGCAAGTCCAATGTCGTGGACGCCCTGAGCTGGGTCATGGGCGAGCAGGGCGCCAAGTCCCTGCGCGGCGGCAAGATGGAGGACGTCATCTTCGCCGGCACCACGGGCCGCCCGCCGCTGGGCCGCGCCGAGGTGTCGCTGACCATCGACAACTCCGACGGGGCGCTCCCCATCGAGTACGCCGAGGTCACCATCACGCGGATCATGTTCCGCAACGGCGGCAGCGAGTACCAGATCAACGGGGACACCTGCCGGCTCCTCGACATCCAGGACCTGCTCTCCGACTCCGGCATCGGCCGCGAGATGCACGTCATCGTCGGCCAGGGCCAGCTCGACTCCGTCCTGCACGCCGACCCCATGGGCCGCCGCGCCTTCATCGAGGAGGCGGCCGGCGTCCTCAAGCACCGCAAGCGCAAGGAGAAGGCGCTGCGGAAGCTGGACGCGATGCAGGCCAACCTCGCGCGCGTGCAGGACCTCACCGACGAACTGCGCCGCCAGCTCAAGCCGCTGGGCCGGCAGGCCGCCGTAGCCCGCCGCGCCGCCGTCATCCAGGCCGACCTGCGCGACGCCCGCCTGCGCCTGCTCGCCGACGACCTCGTACGGATGCGGCAGGCGCTCAGCGCCGAGATCGCCGACGAGGCCGAGCTGAAGCGGCGCAAGGACGCGGCCGAGGAGGAGCTGAAGAAGGCCCTCCAGCGCGAGGGGCATCTGGAGGACGAGGTGCGGCAGCTGACGCCCCGCCTCCAGCGCGCCCAGCAGAGCTGGTACGAACTGTCGCAGCTGGCCGAGCGGGTGCGCGGCACCGTCTCCCTCGCCGACGCGCGCGTGAAGAGCGCGACCTCCGTCCCGGCCGAGGAGCGGCGCGGCCGCGACCCCGAGGACCTCGAACGCGAGGCCGCGCGCGTGCGCGAGCAGGAGGCCGAGCTGGAGGCCGCCCTCGAAGCCGCGCAGACCGCGCTCGACGAGACGATCGCCCACCGCGCCGAACTCGAGCGCGAACTGGCCGTCGAGGAGCGCCGCCTCAGGGACGCCGCCCGCGCCATCGCCGACCGCCGCGAAGGACTCGCCCGGCTCCAGGGCCAGGTCAACGCCGCCCGCGGCCGGGCCGCCTCCGCGCAGGCCGAGATCGACCGGCTGGCGTCCGCCCGCGACGAAGCCGAACAGCGGGCGGTCACCGCGCAGGAGGAGTACGAGGAGCTCAAGGCCGAGGTCGACGGGCTCGACGCCGGCGACGCGGAGCTCACCGACCGGCACGAGGCGGCCCGGACCGCGCTCGCCGAGGCCGAGGCCGCGTTCGGCGTCGCGCGCGAGGCCCTCACCGCCGCCGAGCGCGGCCGCGCCGCCACCGCCGCCCGCCACGAGGCGCTCGCGCTCGGACTGCGCCGCAAGGACGGCACCGGAGCCCTGCTCGGCGCCCGCGACCGGCTCACCGGACTGCTCGGGCCCGCCGCCGAACTGCTCACCGTGACGCCCGGCCACGAGGTCGCGATCGCCGCCGCGTTCGGCGCCGCCGCCGACGCGATCGCCGTGGCCACCCCCGCGGCCGCCGCCGAGGCCATGCGGCTGCTGCGCAAGCAGGACGCGGGACGCGCGGCCCTGCTGCTCGCCTCCGAAGCCGGTCCGGAGCCCGCCGCCCCGGCGCCCGACGGCACGACGTACGCGGCCGAACTGGTGCGGGGCCCCGCCGAGTTGATGCCCGCCGTGCGGCACCTGCTGCGCGGGATCGTGGTCGTCGGCACGCTGGAGGACGCCGAGGACCTCGTCTACGCGCGGCCCGCACTGACCGCCGTGACCGCCGAAGGCGATCTGCTCGGCGCGCACTTCGCGCAGGGCGGGTCCGCCGGCGCGCCCAGCCTCCTCGAAGTGCAGGCGTCGGTCGACGAGGCGGCCGCCGAACTGGAGCGCCTCACCGCCGAGTGCGAGGAGCTCGCCGCCGCCCAGCGCGCCGCGGCCGAGCGCCGTACGGAATGCGCCGCGCTCGTCGAGGAGCTGGGGCAGCGGCAGCGCGCCGTGGAACGGGAACGCTCCGGGCGGGCCCAGCAGCTCGGCCGGCTCGCCGGGCAGGCCCGCGGCGCGGCGGGGGAGGCCGAGCGCAGCGCCGCCGCGGCCGCCAAGGCGCAGGACGCGCTCGACCAGGCCGTTCTGGACGCGGAGGAACTGGCCGAGCGGCTCGCCGTCGCCGAGGAGCAGCCCGCAGACGAGGAGCCCGACACCTCGGTGCGCGACCGGCTCTCGGCCGACGGGGCCAACGCGCGTCAGACCGAGATGGAGGCCCGGCTCCAGACCCGTACCCACGAGGAGCGGGTGAAGGGGCTCGCGGGGCGGGCCGACTCGCTCGACCGGGCCGCCCGCGCCGAGCGCGAGGCACGCGCGCGTGCGGAGCGGCAGCGCGCCCGGCTCCGGCACGAGGCCGCCGTCGCGTCGGCCGTCGCGTCCGGCGCCCGGCAGCTCCTCGCGCACGTCGAGGTGTCCATCGTGCGGGCGGACCAGGAGCGGGTGCTCGCCGAGCGGGCCAAGGCCGGCCGGGAGCAGGACCTCGTCGCCGAGCGGTCCCGCGGCCGTGACCTCAAGGCGGAGCTGGACAAGCTGACGGATTCGGTGCACCGCGGCGAGGTGCTCGGGGCCGAGAAGCGGCTGCGGATCGAGCAGCTGGAGACCAAGGCGCTGGAGGAGCTGGGCGTCGAACCGGCCGGGCTCGTCGCGGACTACGGGCCGGACCAGCCCGTGCCGCCCTCGCTGCCGGCCGAGGGCGAGGCTGCAGACATCAGCGGCTCCGCCGCGGGGCCCGAGGACCCGGAGCACCCGCGCAACCAGCCGCGGCCGTTCGTCCGTTCGGAGCAGGAGAAGCGGCTCAAGGCGGCCGAGCGCGCCTACCAGCAGCTGGGCAAGGTGAACCCGCTGGCGCTGGAGGAGTTCGCCGCACTGGAGGAGCGGCACAAGTTCCTCAGCGAGCAGCTGGAGGACCTGAAGAAGACACGGGCCGACCTGCTTCAGGTGGTGAAGGAGGTCGACGAGCGCGTCGAGCAGGTCTTCACCGAGGCGTACCGGGACACGGCACGCGAGTTCGAGGGTGTCTTCAGCCGGCTGTTCCCGGGCGGCGACGGGCGGCTGATCCTGACCGATCCCGACAACATGCTCACCACGGGTGTGGACGTCGAGGCCCGCCCGCCGGGCAAGAAGGTCAAGCGGCTGAGCCTGCTCTCCGGCGGCGAGCGCTCGCTGACCGCGGTGGCCCTGCTCGTCTCCATCTTCAAGGCGCGGCCCAGCCCGTTCTACGTGATGGACGAGGTCGAGGCGGCCCTGGACGACACCAACCTGCAGCGGCTGATCCGCATCATGCAGGAGCTGCAGGAGGCCTCGCAGCTGATCGTCATCACCCACCAGAAGCGCACGATGGAGGTGGCCGACGCGTTGTACGGCGTCTCCATGCAGGGCGACGGCGTCTCGAAGGTCATCAGCCAGCGCCTCCGGTGA